From the genome of Peromyscus leucopus breed LL Stock unplaced genomic scaffold, UCI_PerLeu_2.1 scaffold_1124, whole genome shotgun sequence:
tttattaaaccaatcaggtattttagacaggcaaagcaacatgGACTCACAGtgttaaaaaaatgcaacatatctttgcatcattaaacaaatattatacaacataaacaaatgtatcacatcttgaaataatatcccagaatttttctcttttgatgggTTCTTTATTAAATATCAAAGTCATTTATTATagtcctttatttcttcttaaactgCTATCATACCATTTATATTATTATGATATTGTaagaaatttatatatttttagaatagCTAGGCATCTTGTTAATGTTCAGCCTAGATCAAATTTTCAATTTCAAAGATTATGAAACAGGAAAAGGTAGTTATATATATAAACTGATACTGAACTGGAaaaggtggtgcatgcctttaatcccagcacttgtcaGGCAGAGGAACCTGGACATTTTTGAGTTTGATATCTGCATAttgagtgagtcccaggagagctAAAAATGTACAGTGTGAccatgtctcaacaaaacaaacaacaaaaactggaaACTATGGAGTAACATTATTAGAAATGTGGGCTATGTCTCTGTAcccacttttaattttttcttttattaatattattaagaaattttctactcatttttaaTACAAATCACAGATCACCCGGCCTCATTCTTCGCCAACGCCAACTTTCCCCTCAAtgcacccccattcccacctcccccagttTAAGCtctcccatggggattcagcagagcacagtacattcagctgaggcaggtccaaggccctcctctCTGAACCAAGgatgcacaaggtgtcacaccttacaCACtaagctccaaaaagcccactcacacaacagggatggatcttgatccccCGCCTGTGGGTCCCCCAAACTGTtgaagctaaacaactgtctccagtAACCGGCGgcatagtccagtcccatggtggCTCCATAGCTATGGTGAACCCTCTTTTAGACATGTACTCAAATATAGTGTATGTAAAGaatgaaacaaacatttttttccatttaattgtattttattattcaatagcaataaaagagataaCAGTCCATtaggaaatatttacaaaatcactaatgtgctggattaaaggttcTCCCTTCATGGCCACTGGAGAAGAAAGGCCGGACAGGGTTTTTGAAGGTGCCAGGGGGGTACCTATATATGAGGGAACTCTTGGCAACATTCACAAAACTTAAACATCCACGCTCACAATCCAGGAGCACCCCAACCCTGCCCAGGGGCCTCTCTATATAGTGCCAATATAGAGGGCATGTGGTGAGGAGACTGTAATGATTACCCTCCCTCATACACACAAGAAGAAAGGCACCCTCATAGTCAGTCATTTGGTTGGTATTCCTTAACCAGGAATCCTCACAGACACCTACAGCCCAGTCCCCAGAGTCCTGCAAATCCACCTCCCAGTAATATTTCCCCGAGATGAATTTCAAGGATCCCCAGGAAGCCAAATAGCATCCAACAGAATCCACAGATGTATCCTTAAGGTGAGGTCCGAAGCTGAATTCTCTCAAGACATTAAATAGGTTCATCTTGGAATCGAAGGTGGTTacattgtcaaagaaaatgtgCACCTGGATGTGCTTGCACCTTTCAGTCAGTCCGGTGATGGGTAGGGCACTGAGTTCAGGTTGCATACCCTTGGGCATGCTCAGCTGCATTGACTCACTCCTTCTGACCATGTCATCCACACCCTGGAGCAGTACCACATATGGCTCCTGGGACATTGCCATCAGCTCCTGAAACATTTCTCTtagttctttgctcttttggacCATCATGGCTTCACTCTCCCTCAATTTCTCTAAAACACATTGGCCTTCCTTTCTCATGCACTCGAtatgtttctcttcctcttcacagAGGAATGAATGCAGCTCCCTATACTCTGACCTGATCATTTCTTCCCGCTGAGTCACATAGTCCATCCACAAAGTTTTTGTTCCCATCGCTGCCTCGATATTCTCTTGATTTTCTTGGATCTTCTCCCATAAAGATGCCATCTGCTTCAGAAGTCTTTCCATTTGATCTTGAGCTGCTGCCTCAATGGGACAATGTCTGTGACCTCTGTGCTCATGGGAGTTAGAGCAGAGCTGACAGAGGAAGATCCTGCTCTCAACACAGAAGGTCCTCTTTGTCTCCTTGTGGCTCACACACTTatgctcctcagagctcaggtccTTCATGAGGCTGGCTTGTCTGGCAATGGACACCAGCTTCTTCAGAACAATGTTGGTTCTCATTTCCTTCGGTAGGCATGGTTCCCGACACATAGGGCAGTGGACTGGAAGTTGGGTGTCCTCCCAGGAAAGCTGGAGGCAGGCTCGACAGAAGCTGTGGCCACAGCTTATGGTGACTGGCTCTGTCAGGCAGCTCAGGCAGATGAAGCAGGTGAGTTCTTCCTGGAAGGCTTGTGAGATGTCTGACTCCATTTTCCCACGGAATAGTCTCTGGTCTCAGCAGTGTCTGGTGGGCACACAACAATATTAGCTCAGCTCTGTGGTGTGACCCTCAATGTGTGGGCTAGAAGGATCTAGCAGTCTAGGAGCCAGAAGGTATGGAAACACACTCTGTCTGCTCTAGAGAAGAATGAacctggctggcccctggagtgtCCTTATATACTCTCTGGAGACCACACCCACTGGAAATAGCAGTAATCTAATTGGATGGAAGATTGAATTATAGCTATGGCGAATCCTCACAAAATAATCCTCCACAAGTTTTCCTGAGTCACACATCTTATCTGGGTTTGATAGGTCACACCTTTAAATCAAGATTCCTAGGAATTGGGCTGTTGAGGCAAGGAGGAGTtttagttcaaggcctgcctggaatATACAGTGAGAActcatcttaaaaaacaaaataaagagcaatttTACTACAATATTTCACTGTTTCTAATATTTTGTGATGTGCTTATAATTTCGGTTTACCTTTTCCAATTTAACAGTTAATGATATCAATCTGTGATTTTAGCAAATATCAACATTAAAAACTTCCTAATAATTCCTTAAGAATTTACTTCAACTTATGTTTATCAAATTCAACCGCAACTGCAATTTCTTCAAATTCATCCCTTTTTCTACCCACTcccctctctgttctttccttcttgctttcaaaaaaaaacaaaaaaaaaaaaaaaaaaactacatgggGAAGCCAGGGAGGGGATgttggtagcacaggcctttcttcttaacactcaggagacagaggccagcatATCTCtgagagtttcaggctagcctggactacagagtgcattccaagacaggctccaaagctaaacagagaaaccctgtctagaaaaaagtagaaaaacaaacaaacaaacaaacaaaaacattggtaagggaaaaaaaagatgtttaatgAACAAAACCCAAGATGCTATGATATGTCTTGttagggaattttcttgattgaatcaCTGGAATTAAGAAACCCCACCTAAACTCAGATGATTTGAGATGTGAGAATTCATCTTAAATCTTAGCTGTACCTTCTGttggcagcctgtataaaggacatggaagaaggaaattcTTTCATCTTTGCTATTTGTCTTCTTGCTCTTGTTCTCACTGGCAAGGTCATCCCTTCACTGGTGTAAGACCCGACTTTTGGGGTTAACCATTAAGAGGACTGGCAGGATAAGGAtcttttgtattatttatgtggCAAGCCAGTTGTTGACCTAGAGATATGTGTAGTATTTAGAGAGCACGAGGAATCATAATGAGTATGATAAGATAGATTCCAAAGAGTATATaaaaggatgaggatgaggaagacataaaaattcaaTGTAACTTAATAAATTCTAGACTAGTGAAGATGTCCTGTATGTAAATTTTTTTGAGGTTTGTAGTTAGAAATATGGTTCAGATAAGGATTAGTCCAAACTGAGTTGGGAGGAATCCTACAGATGAAGTCAGGAATTGTGATATCAATCATGCTCTGGCTTCACTGTAGCATCTtcccagtgttggaattaaaatCTCTACAATCACAGGTGTTACAGGATAGGAGACCAAGAGATGGAGTCTACTGCTTCCCCTTAGGCAATTTTCTTTGCCTCCAAAATCATTGCCAGATCCTGGAAAGCCTTAACCCTAGTTGATTAGATCATAGAAGCCATTTAGATTCTGCCTTTGAGAATGCCAGGGCCAAAAAGGCAggcaattttattcatttaagtCAACATTTGGGTGTGAGCTAAGCTttttcagggctctctgctcttcctctttggGGGTctgaggattaggaagtgtgggtACAGGATGAAGGCATCCTGAAGTGGAGGTTGTATTTTCACTTTCctcaattctctgtttagctctagaCTGCATTTTTAACTGAGTTAATTgctttcttgatgtccagttttttttagttctttacttATTTAGATATTATCCATCTATAGTGTGTATAGTTggcaaaaatcttttcctattctctaGGTTGTCATTTGTCCTTGTGAcaaatggtgtcctttgccaaaCAGATGCTTTTCAGTTCCATGAGgttccttttattaattgttgcttttaGTGACtgtactattggtgttctgtttagaagTCCTTTCCCTTGTCTAccagttcaagactattccccactttctcttttattagttCTAGTATATGAGGTTTTATGTTGATGTGTTTGATCCACATGCAGTTGAATTTTATGCAAGGtcataagtatggatctattttcagttttctgtgttttgagGACATTA
Proteins encoded in this window:
- the LOC114686086 gene encoding tripartite motif-containing protein 43-like, yielding MESDISQAFQEELTCFICLSCLTEPVTISCGHSFCRACLQLSWEDTQLPVHCPMCREPCLPKEMRTNIVLKKLVSIARQASLMKDLSSEEHKCVSHKETKRTFCVESRIFLCQLCSNSHEHRGHRHCPIEAAAQDQMERLLKQMASLWEKIQENQENIEAAMGTKTLWMDYVTQREEMIRSEYRELHSFLCEEEEKHIECMRKEGQCVLEKLRESEAMMVQKSKELREMFQELMAMSQEPYVVLLQGVDDMVRRSESMQLSMPKGMQPELSALPITGLTERCKHIQVHIFFDNVTTFDSKMNLFNVLREFSFGPHLKDTSVDSVGCYLASWGSLKFISGKYYWEVDLQDSGDWAVGVCEDSWLRNTNQMTDYEGAFLLVCMREGNHYSLLTTCPLYWHYIERPLGRVGVLLDCERGCLSFVNVAKSSLIYRYPPGTFKNPVRPFFSSGHEGRTFNPAH